One Sanguibacter keddieii DSM 10542 genomic window carries:
- a CDS encoding helix-turn-helix domain-containing protein produces MHALRRFLEEGLERRGWSQATLARESGLSKQVINGIVGSERTRLDRMPQDKTIDGLARAFEVDGDVIRALIAQSMGLPVAEPVVVYDASGVADSDLLRELAHRLESRAQASGSRSDHGPASSDDYAWAARVGLPDQPPTGAAADVSPGHDDGRPETP; encoded by the coding sequence GTGCACGCACTCCGACGGTTCCTCGAAGAAGGGCTCGAACGGCGCGGCTGGTCGCAGGCGACGCTCGCCCGCGAGTCAGGGCTCTCCAAGCAGGTCATCAACGGGATCGTCGGCAGTGAGCGCACGCGGCTCGACCGGATGCCGCAGGACAAGACGATCGACGGGCTCGCCCGAGCCTTCGAGGTCGACGGCGACGTGATTCGGGCTCTCATCGCGCAGTCCATGGGCCTGCCGGTCGCGGAACCCGTGGTCGTCTACGACGCCAGCGGCGTCGCGGACTCCGACCTGCTGCGTGAGCTGGCGCACCGGCTCGAGTCTCGCGCTCAGGCCTCGGGCAGTCGCTCCGACCACGGTCCGGCGAGCAGCGACGACTATGCGTGGGCTGCGCGCGTGGGACTCCCTGACCAGCCGCCGACCGGTGCCGCAGCCGACGTCAGCCCCGGCCACGACGACGGGCGCCCCGAGACCCCGTAG
- a CDS encoding helix-turn-helix domain-containing protein: protein MRLRDPRLLKAYMMLAGINQARLGRRAGCSRQFIHMLLTGEKRSCRSDVADRIEEAVRVRSGTLFVPTDQPVERNVTHVRPTRTRPSV, encoded by the coding sequence ATGAGGCTCAGAGACCCGAGACTCCTCAAGGCGTACATGATGCTGGCGGGCATCAACCAGGCGCGCCTGGGGAGACGTGCCGGTTGCTCACGGCAGTTCATCCACATGCTGCTGACCGGCGAGAAGCGCAGCTGCCGCAGCGACGTCGCCGACCGCATCGAAGAAGCCGTGCGCGTCAGGAGCGGGACGCTGTTCGTCCCCACCGACCAGCCTGTCGAGCGCAACGTCACCCACGTACGACCGACGCGCACCAGACCATCGGTCTGA